The proteins below are encoded in one region of Lytechinus pictus isolate F3 Inbred chromosome 11, Lp3.0, whole genome shotgun sequence:
- the LOC129271654 gene encoding PHD finger protein 24-like: MGNAVMKYRKERIQKRAQQAGRIGLIANVFLSAGKKGAAPIKAAGATPFDTGQSRQQDGTTTSSTTATESQRQSDTAKGNATLPTGTIPSWMRPFQKMNRHSDEPKETTQISYNGQRSERQAERQKLALEEAKFGTAPANLEYESMLESDIDVNCALCNMVKNDVIHECRICGRCSHQKCLESGGYCCDVNFATALKNSEEEVGWSCSECESIGNLITLVEMDGLMEKFDRYDRDEDSKISWADYRAVETSSATESNAKEKFFQYDTDGDGIVSWEDYLLVEALDILEKQPQVQLMMFLVPKEIERIKNCFRMKDDHNTGVISVAAAAEAYSNWLTAQGLESSQEGRNVQEQMYNPSNKRKLISWERFIRQHALAILSARPNTATITPYIRGHPSTGL, encoded by the exons ATGGGAAACGCAGTTATGAAGTATAGGAAAGAAAGGATACAAAAGAGAGCACAGCAGGCAGGCAGGATTGGTTTGATAGCAAATGTTTTCTTATCTGCTGGCAAAAAGGGAGCTGCACCAATCAAAGCTGCTGGAGCAACGCCTTTTGACACGGGACAAAGTAGGCAGCAAGACGGGACTACAACAAGCAGCACGACTGCAACTGAAAGCCAGAGACAGAGTGACACGGCAAAAGGAAACGCCACACTGCCCACAGGCACAATTCCATCATGGATGAGACCTTTTCAAAAAATGAACAG GCATTCTGATGAGCCGAAAGAAACAACACAGATATCATACAACGGACAGCGTTCAGAGAGACAGGCAGAACGTCAGAAACTTGCCCTTGAAGAAGCTAAATTTGGCACGGCACCAGCCAACCTAGAATACGAATCCATGCTTGAA TCTGACATTGATGTGAACTGTGCGCTATGCAACATGGTGAAGAATGACGTCATCCATGAGTGCAGGATCTGTGGGAGGTGTTCGCATCAGAAATGCCTTGAATCTGGTGGCTACTGCTGTGATGTCAATTTTGCCACGGCCTTGAAGAACTCGGAAGAAGAGGTCGGATGGAGCTGCTCAGAATGT gaGTCCATTGGAAACCTTATTACACTGGTTGAGATGGATGGACTAATGGAAAAGTTTGACAGATATGACAGAGATGAAG ATTCGAAGATATCTTGGGCAGATTACCGAGCAGTAGAGACATCATCAGCTACTGAAAGTAACGCAAAGGAAAAG ttctttcAGTATGATACTGATGGAGACGGCATTGTTTCCTGGGAAGACTATTTACTTGTTGAAGCTCTTGATATTCTGGAAAAACAACCTCAG GTTCAACTGATGATGTTCCTAGTGCCAAAGGAGATAGAGCGCATTAAGAATTGTTTCAGGATGAAGGATGATCATAACACAGGAGTCATCTCCGTAGCTGCAGCAGCCGAGGCTTATTCAAACTGGCTCACTGCCCAAGG gTTAGAGTCAAGTCAAGAGGGAAGAAATGTTCAAGAACAAATGTACAATCCATCAAATAAACGAAA gTTGATTTCTTGGGAGAGGTTTATCCGACAACACGCCCTAGCCATCTTGAGTGCTCGGCCCAACACAGCAACTATCACCCCTTATATTAGGGGTCACCCCAGTACAGGATTATAG